A part of Drosophila bipectinata strain 14024-0381.07 chromosome 3L, DbipHiC1v2, whole genome shotgun sequence genomic DNA contains:
- the ens gene encoding ensconsin isoform X6, protein MASLGHENYSNNPEVENTSKRADSREGSAERKASKDREEKLRYARDRQNEERQRKIEELRAQAEAAQRYREQKEEERRRRIEEIRVRDTEKRHQVEERKKAIVEAEKERREYILKKNLERDSRIEIKKRDRNSIGFAFGSSTPRLLDVPADYGLVSPSAFWGQRRSTSISNVAGATLSRRSSERELADSGAKKRASSSTDRHDDHRRKSSSMYEVFNWGYSNDEPPKRFSLSIAGSEINIDGPAPPQRPPAPTSSSSTSATKQTAHRPHPPTTTTTTTSTTTTGQNYNHNSYRKGSRSGNATPGGHFNSSRPGSAMSTSTNMSTSGLVNRRPATAPRKPRPASIAGTGMSLEEINKLKKEQKPPVKTTAASPSAQTTPKRTQNLMSTSMIVTSSSSRQSAEKKTPSKREPLVPKAASASKALPNRTASSERISRLSREPKIKDNSAMTRSMIVTSSSSTTTTTKVAAAPAPAPAPAPAPVPVAAPAPEQNGVAKVAENTPAEVAVPTVAVIAETPVAAPAVSKAEKEALNSEKTEEVARQVEATAVPPETEAVFQIASVNVEEKSDEGTEKESSPKPQEPVQVVSKQSRSKENSEVRELTPPEGADLMTASMMAKKITTEEEAKAALAERRRLAREEAERQAELERQRLEAERLAELKAQEEEAERQRLFEEESMRLAEEQRRGEEERLRKAIEEAQQREEEEQRKREDEERQRVEREEAEKKAKEEAEKQRVEVAERLKREEKEREERRKRVEAIMSRTRKGGAAAPSKDGSDKAAPAATAPANNSSSNSDTNSSNNSAGGSPSSADATPTPNETPAETVTASEPPNSQAMYEQSVLDKQNSLINSFSTMIIDENAKNLQQVSNGKLLADFEGTNTVPAVANGNGHIENVNNKNDINLLQDVVAPAATQLIDLSIESQDLHLNNNNSLLTSTAATTTLVTADSHENKDISLL, encoded by the exons ATGGCGAGTCTTGGCCACGAAAATTATTCGAATAATCCCGAAG TGGAAAACACATCCAAGCGAGCCGACAGCCGCGAGGGCAGCGCCGAGCGTAAAG CGTCCAAAGACCGCGAGGAGAAGCTGAGGTACGCCCGCGACCGACAAAATGAGGAGCGACAGCGAAAGATCGAGGAGCTGCGCGCCCAGGCAGAGGCCGCCCAAAGGTATCGCGAACAGAAAGAGGAGGAGCGTCGGCGCCGCATCGAGGAGATTCGCGTCCGGGACACAGAAAAGCGCCACCAGGTGGAGGAACGCAAGAAGGCCATAGTCGAGGCCGAAAAAGAGCGTCGCGAGTACATCCTCAAAAAGAATCTA GAACGCGACTCCCGAATAGAAATCAAGAAACGGGACAGAAACTCTATTGGCTTTGCGTTTGGCTCGTCGACTCCTCGCCTGCTGGATGTGCCCGCGGATTATGGTCTGGTATCGCCCAGTGCCTTTTGGGGTCAGCGGAG GTCCACATCCATATCAAACGTTGCCGGCGCCACGCTCTCACGTCGAAGTTCGGAGCGAGAACTTGCCGACAGTGGTGCTAAGAAGCGTGCCTCATCCTCGACGGATCGACACGATG ATCACCGACGTAAATCTTCGTCCATGTACGAGGTGTTCAATTGGGGCTATTCCAATGATGAGCCGCCCAAGCGCTTCTCGCTCTCCATTGCCGGCAGCGAGATCAATATCGATGGGCCGGCGCCACCTCAGCGTCCCCCAGCGCccacttcttcttcttctacttCTGCTACCAAACAAACAGCGCACAGACCCCATCCaccaactacaacaacaacaacaactagcaCCACAACTACAGGCCAAAACTACAACCATAACTCGTATCGTAAGG GCTCGCGATCGGGAAATGCCACGCCCGGTGGACACTTCAACAGCTCAAGGCCCGGCAGCGCCATGTCCACTTCGACAAATATGTCCACATCCGGTCTGGTCAACAGGCGACCGGCCACAGCGCCCAGGAAGCCAAGGCCCGCCAGTATCGCTGGCACGGGCATGTCTCTTGAGG AGATCAACAAGCTTAAAAAGGAGCAGAAGCCGCCCGTTAAAACGACAGCCGCCTCGCCGTCCGCACAAACGACCCCCAAACGAACACAGAACCTTATGTCCACCTCCATGATCGTGACCTCCAGCTCATCGCGGCAGAGTGCCGAAAAGAAGACTCCCTCAAAGAGA gaACCCTTGGTGCCCAAGGCAGCATCTGCTTCCAAGGCTCTGCCAAATCGCACCGCAAGCTCAGAACGGATCAGCCGACTCAGCAGGGAACCCAAAATCAAGGATAACTCTGCCATGACGAGGTCTATGATCGTCACCAGTAGCAGTTCTACAACAACCACCACAAAAGTAGCTgcagctccagctccggctCCCGCTCCTGCACCCGCACCTGTACCCGTTGCTGCACCAGCTCCGGAACAGAATGGAGTGGCTAAGGTGGCTGAGAATACCCCCGCAGAGGTGGCAGTACCAACGGTTGCAGTTATTGCCGAGACTCCCGTTGCTGCGCCTGCAGTGAGCAAGGCTGAAAAGGAGGCCTTGAACTCTGAGAAGACCGAGGAAGTGGCTCGTCAGGTAGAGGCAACAGCTGTGCCACCAGAGACAGAGGCCGTCTTCCAGATTGCCTCTGTTAATGTGGAGGAGAAGTCCGACGAGGGCACGGAGAAGGAATCCAGCCCCAAGCCACAGGAGCCAGTTCAGGTTGTCAGCAAACAGTCGCGGAGCAAGGAGAACTCAGAGGTGCGAGAGTTGACGCCGCCGGAGGGGGCTGATCTGATGACAGCATCGATGATGGCCAAAAAGATCACGACCGAGGAGGAAGCCAAGGCCGCTTTGGCCGAAAGACGACGCCTGGCCCGCGAGGAGGCCGAACGACAGGCGGAATTGGAACGCCAACGACTGGAGGCGGAGCGCCTGGCCGAGCTGAAGGCtcaggaggaggaggccgaGCGCCAGCGCCTTTTCGAGGAAGAATCTATGCGACTGGCCGAGGAACAGCGCCGTGGTGAGGAGGAGCGCCTGCGCAAGGCCATCGAG GAAGCACAGCAAcgcgaggaggaggagcagcgtAAGCGTGAGGACGAGGAACGACAGCGTGTGGAGCGAGAGGAGGCCGAGAAGAAGGCCAAGGAGGAGGCGGAGAAGCAGCGCGTCGAGGTGGCCGAGCGACTCAAGCGTGAGGAGAAGGAGCGCGAAGAGCGCCGCAAGAGAGTCGAGGCGATTATGTCGCGCACCCGCAAAGGAGGAGCCGCCGCGCCCTCCAAG GATGGTAGCGACAAAGCAGCTCCTGCAGCCACGGCACCTGCGAACAATAGTAGCAGCAACAGCgacaccaacagcagcaacaattcAGCTGGCGGTTCGCCCAGTTCTGCAgatgccacgcccacgccaAATGAAACGCCTGCAGAAACAGTAACTGCCTCAGAGCCGCCCAACAGCCAGGCAATGTATGAGCAATCGGTGCTAGACAAGCAGAACTCGCTCATCAACAGCTTCTCGACGATGATAATCGACGAGAATGCCAAGAATCTGCAGCAGGTTAGCAACGGCAAGTTGCTGGCCGATTTCGAGGGAACCAACACAGTCCCAGCGGTGGCCAATGGCAATGGTCATATCGAGAATgtcaacaacaaaaa CGACATTAACCTCCTGCAGGATGTTGTCGCCCCAGCTGCCACTCAGCTGATCGACCTGAGTATCGAGTCACAAGATCTACACTTGAACAATAACAACAGCTTGCTGACGAGCACAGCGGCAACCACCACGCTAGTCACTGCTGATAGTCACGAGAATAAAG atATATCGTTGCTGTGA
- the ens gene encoding ensconsin isoform X5, whose product MASLGHENYSNNPEVENTSKRADSREGSAERKASKDREEKLRYARDRQNEERQRKIEELRAQAEAAQRYREQKEEERRRRIEEIRVRDTEKRHQVEERKKAIVEAEKERREYILKKNLERDSRIEIKKRDRNSIGFAFGSSTPRLLDVPADYGLVSPSAFWGQRRSTSISNVAGATLSRRSSERELADSGAKKRASSSTDRHDGRAYSMNRLDQLAQPIRRNGEHVRAILERERRERELEMLDETSSLGGGRRSASGSARARRAGSAGSGSSSAAGIMSRSMTHLAGGGGGGGGSRGKYSLGGGISTSFRPLGSGAGGQRDSTSSRSGNATPGGHFNSSRPGSAMSTSTNMSTSGLVNRRPATAPRKPRPASIAGTGMSLEEINKLKKEQKPPVKTTAASPSAQTTPKRTQNLMSTSMIVTSSSSRQSAEKKTPSKREPLVPKAASASKALPNRTASSERISRLSREPKIKDNSAMTRSMIVTSSSSTTTTTKVAAAPAPAPAPAPAPVPVAAPAPEQNGVAKVAENTPAEVAVPTVAVIAETPVAAPAVSKAEKEALNSEKTEEVARQVEATAVPPETEAVFQIASVNVEEKSDEGTEKESSPKPQEPVQVVSKQSRSKENSEVRELTPPEGADLMTASMMAKKITTEEEAKAALAERRRLAREEAERQAELERQRLEAERLAELKAQEEEAERQRLFEEESMRLAEEQRRGEEERLRKAIEEAQQREEEEQRKREDEERQRVEREEAEKKAKEEAEKQRVEVAERLKREEKEREERRKRVEAIMSRTRKGGAAAPSKDGSDKAAPAATAPANNSSSNSDTNSSNNSAGGSPSSADATPTPNETPAETVTASEPPNSQAMYEQSVLDKQNSLINSFSTMIIDENAKNLQQVSNGKLLADFEGTNTVPAVANGNGHIENVNNKNDINLLQDVVAPAATQLIDLSIESQDLHLNNNNSLLTSTAATTTLVTADSHENKDISLL is encoded by the exons ATGGCGAGTCTTGGCCACGAAAATTATTCGAATAATCCCGAAG TGGAAAACACATCCAAGCGAGCCGACAGCCGCGAGGGCAGCGCCGAGCGTAAAG CGTCCAAAGACCGCGAGGAGAAGCTGAGGTACGCCCGCGACCGACAAAATGAGGAGCGACAGCGAAAGATCGAGGAGCTGCGCGCCCAGGCAGAGGCCGCCCAAAGGTATCGCGAACAGAAAGAGGAGGAGCGTCGGCGCCGCATCGAGGAGATTCGCGTCCGGGACACAGAAAAGCGCCACCAGGTGGAGGAACGCAAGAAGGCCATAGTCGAGGCCGAAAAAGAGCGTCGCGAGTACATCCTCAAAAAGAATCTA GAACGCGACTCCCGAATAGAAATCAAGAAACGGGACAGAAACTCTATTGGCTTTGCGTTTGGCTCGTCGACTCCTCGCCTGCTGGATGTGCCCGCGGATTATGGTCTGGTATCGCCCAGTGCCTTTTGGGGTCAGCGGAG GTCCACATCCATATCAAACGTTGCCGGCGCCACGCTCTCACGTCGAAGTTCGGAGCGAGAACTTGCCGACAGTGGTGCTAAGAAGCGTGCCTCATCCTCGACGGATCGACACGATG GACGTGCCTACTCGATGAACCGCCTGGACCAGCTGGCGCAACCGATACGCCGCAACGGAGAGCATGTGCGTGCCATTCTGGAGCGGGAGCGACGCGAACGAGAACTGGAGATGCTAGACGAGACCTCCTCCCTTGGCGGGGGCCGGCGCAGTGCCTCCGGCAGTGCTCGAGCACGGCGGGCGGGCAGCGCCGGTAGCGGTAGTTCCAGTGCCGCCGGCATCATGTCCCGCAGCATGACCCACCTGgctggtggcggcggcggcggaggaggCTCGCGCGGAAAGTACTCCCTGGGCGGCGGGATATCGACCAGTTTCCGGCCATTGGGCAGCGGAGCCGGAGGGCAGCGCGACTCGACCA GCTCGCGATCGGGAAATGCCACGCCCGGTGGACACTTCAACAGCTCAAGGCCCGGCAGCGCCATGTCCACTTCGACAAATATGTCCACATCCGGTCTGGTCAACAGGCGACCGGCCACAGCGCCCAGGAAGCCAAGGCCCGCCAGTATCGCTGGCACGGGCATGTCTCTTGAGG AGATCAACAAGCTTAAAAAGGAGCAGAAGCCGCCCGTTAAAACGACAGCCGCCTCGCCGTCCGCACAAACGACCCCCAAACGAACACAGAACCTTATGTCCACCTCCATGATCGTGACCTCCAGCTCATCGCGGCAGAGTGCCGAAAAGAAGACTCCCTCAAAGAGA gaACCCTTGGTGCCCAAGGCAGCATCTGCTTCCAAGGCTCTGCCAAATCGCACCGCAAGCTCAGAACGGATCAGCCGACTCAGCAGGGAACCCAAAATCAAGGATAACTCTGCCATGACGAGGTCTATGATCGTCACCAGTAGCAGTTCTACAACAACCACCACAAAAGTAGCTgcagctccagctccggctCCCGCTCCTGCACCCGCACCTGTACCCGTTGCTGCACCAGCTCCGGAACAGAATGGAGTGGCTAAGGTGGCTGAGAATACCCCCGCAGAGGTGGCAGTACCAACGGTTGCAGTTATTGCCGAGACTCCCGTTGCTGCGCCTGCAGTGAGCAAGGCTGAAAAGGAGGCCTTGAACTCTGAGAAGACCGAGGAAGTGGCTCGTCAGGTAGAGGCAACAGCTGTGCCACCAGAGACAGAGGCCGTCTTCCAGATTGCCTCTGTTAATGTGGAGGAGAAGTCCGACGAGGGCACGGAGAAGGAATCCAGCCCCAAGCCACAGGAGCCAGTTCAGGTTGTCAGCAAACAGTCGCGGAGCAAGGAGAACTCAGAGGTGCGAGAGTTGACGCCGCCGGAGGGGGCTGATCTGATGACAGCATCGATGATGGCCAAAAAGATCACGACCGAGGAGGAAGCCAAGGCCGCTTTGGCCGAAAGACGACGCCTGGCCCGCGAGGAGGCCGAACGACAGGCGGAATTGGAACGCCAACGACTGGAGGCGGAGCGCCTGGCCGAGCTGAAGGCtcaggaggaggaggccgaGCGCCAGCGCCTTTTCGAGGAAGAATCTATGCGACTGGCCGAGGAACAGCGCCGTGGTGAGGAGGAGCGCCTGCGCAAGGCCATCGAG GAAGCACAGCAAcgcgaggaggaggagcagcgtAAGCGTGAGGACGAGGAACGACAGCGTGTGGAGCGAGAGGAGGCCGAGAAGAAGGCCAAGGAGGAGGCGGAGAAGCAGCGCGTCGAGGTGGCCGAGCGACTCAAGCGTGAGGAGAAGGAGCGCGAAGAGCGCCGCAAGAGAGTCGAGGCGATTATGTCGCGCACCCGCAAAGGAGGAGCCGCCGCGCCCTCCAAG GATGGTAGCGACAAAGCAGCTCCTGCAGCCACGGCACCTGCGAACAATAGTAGCAGCAACAGCgacaccaacagcagcaacaattcAGCTGGCGGTTCGCCCAGTTCTGCAgatgccacgcccacgccaAATGAAACGCCTGCAGAAACAGTAACTGCCTCAGAGCCGCCCAACAGCCAGGCAATGTATGAGCAATCGGTGCTAGACAAGCAGAACTCGCTCATCAACAGCTTCTCGACGATGATAATCGACGAGAATGCCAAGAATCTGCAGCAGGTTAGCAACGGCAAGTTGCTGGCCGATTTCGAGGGAACCAACACAGTCCCAGCGGTGGCCAATGGCAATGGTCATATCGAGAATgtcaacaacaaaaa CGACATTAACCTCCTGCAGGATGTTGTCGCCCCAGCTGCCACTCAGCTGATCGACCTGAGTATCGAGTCACAAGATCTACACTTGAACAATAACAACAGCTTGCTGACGAGCACAGCGGCAACCACCACGCTAGTCACTGCTGATAGTCACGAGAATAAAG atATATCGTTGCTGTGA
- the ens gene encoding ensconsin isoform X8, with product MASLGHENYSNNPEVENTSKRADSREGSAERKASKDREEKLRYARDRQNEERQRKIEELRAQAEAAQRYREQKEEERRRRIEEIRVRDTEKRHQVEERKKAIVEAEKERREYILKKNLERDSRIEIKKRDRNSIGFAFGSSTPRLLDVPADYGLVSPSAFWGQRRSTSISNVAGATLSRRSSERELADSGAKKRASSSTDRHDGSRSGNATPGGHFNSSRPGSAMSTSTNMSTSGLVNRRPATAPRKPRPASIAGTGMSLEEINKLKKEQKPPVKTTAASPSAQTTPKRTQNLMSTSMIVTSSSSRQSAEKKTPSKREPLVPKAASASKALPNRTASSERISRLSREPKIKDNSAMTRSMIVTSSSSTTTTTKVAAAPAPAPAPAPAPVPVAAPAPEQNGVAKVAENTPAEVAVPTVAVIAETPVAAPAVSKAEKEALNSEKTEEVARQVEATAVPPETEAVFQIASVNVEEKSDEGTEKESSPKPQEPVQVVSKQSRSKENSEVRELTPPEGADLMTASMMAKKITTEEEAKAALAERRRLAREEAERQAELERQRLEAERLAELKAQEEEAERQRLFEEESMRLAEEQRRGEEERLRKAIEEAQQREEEEQRKREDEERQRVEREEAEKKAKEEAEKQRVEVAERLKREEKEREERRKRVEAIMSRTRKGGAAAPSKDGSDKAAPAATAPANNSSSNSDTNSSNNSAGGSPSSADATPTPNETPAETVTASEPPNSQAMYEQSVLDKQNSLINSFSTMIIDENAKNLQQVSNGKLLADFEGTNTVPAVANGNGHIENVNNKNDINLLQDVVAPAATQLIDLSIESQDLHLNNNNSLLTSTAATTTLVTADSHENKDISLL from the exons ATGGCGAGTCTTGGCCACGAAAATTATTCGAATAATCCCGAAG TGGAAAACACATCCAAGCGAGCCGACAGCCGCGAGGGCAGCGCCGAGCGTAAAG CGTCCAAAGACCGCGAGGAGAAGCTGAGGTACGCCCGCGACCGACAAAATGAGGAGCGACAGCGAAAGATCGAGGAGCTGCGCGCCCAGGCAGAGGCCGCCCAAAGGTATCGCGAACAGAAAGAGGAGGAGCGTCGGCGCCGCATCGAGGAGATTCGCGTCCGGGACACAGAAAAGCGCCACCAGGTGGAGGAACGCAAGAAGGCCATAGTCGAGGCCGAAAAAGAGCGTCGCGAGTACATCCTCAAAAAGAATCTA GAACGCGACTCCCGAATAGAAATCAAGAAACGGGACAGAAACTCTATTGGCTTTGCGTTTGGCTCGTCGACTCCTCGCCTGCTGGATGTGCCCGCGGATTATGGTCTGGTATCGCCCAGTGCCTTTTGGGGTCAGCGGAG GTCCACATCCATATCAAACGTTGCCGGCGCCACGCTCTCACGTCGAAGTTCGGAGCGAGAACTTGCCGACAGTGGTGCTAAGAAGCGTGCCTCATCCTCGACGGATCGACACGATG GCTCGCGATCGGGAAATGCCACGCCCGGTGGACACTTCAACAGCTCAAGGCCCGGCAGCGCCATGTCCACTTCGACAAATATGTCCACATCCGGTCTGGTCAACAGGCGACCGGCCACAGCGCCCAGGAAGCCAAGGCCCGCCAGTATCGCTGGCACGGGCATGTCTCTTGAGG AGATCAACAAGCTTAAAAAGGAGCAGAAGCCGCCCGTTAAAACGACAGCCGCCTCGCCGTCCGCACAAACGACCCCCAAACGAACACAGAACCTTATGTCCACCTCCATGATCGTGACCTCCAGCTCATCGCGGCAGAGTGCCGAAAAGAAGACTCCCTCAAAGAGA gaACCCTTGGTGCCCAAGGCAGCATCTGCTTCCAAGGCTCTGCCAAATCGCACCGCAAGCTCAGAACGGATCAGCCGACTCAGCAGGGAACCCAAAATCAAGGATAACTCTGCCATGACGAGGTCTATGATCGTCACCAGTAGCAGTTCTACAACAACCACCACAAAAGTAGCTgcagctccagctccggctCCCGCTCCTGCACCCGCACCTGTACCCGTTGCTGCACCAGCTCCGGAACAGAATGGAGTGGCTAAGGTGGCTGAGAATACCCCCGCAGAGGTGGCAGTACCAACGGTTGCAGTTATTGCCGAGACTCCCGTTGCTGCGCCTGCAGTGAGCAAGGCTGAAAAGGAGGCCTTGAACTCTGAGAAGACCGAGGAAGTGGCTCGTCAGGTAGAGGCAACAGCTGTGCCACCAGAGACAGAGGCCGTCTTCCAGATTGCCTCTGTTAATGTGGAGGAGAAGTCCGACGAGGGCACGGAGAAGGAATCCAGCCCCAAGCCACAGGAGCCAGTTCAGGTTGTCAGCAAACAGTCGCGGAGCAAGGAGAACTCAGAGGTGCGAGAGTTGACGCCGCCGGAGGGGGCTGATCTGATGACAGCATCGATGATGGCCAAAAAGATCACGACCGAGGAGGAAGCCAAGGCCGCTTTGGCCGAAAGACGACGCCTGGCCCGCGAGGAGGCCGAACGACAGGCGGAATTGGAACGCCAACGACTGGAGGCGGAGCGCCTGGCCGAGCTGAAGGCtcaggaggaggaggccgaGCGCCAGCGCCTTTTCGAGGAAGAATCTATGCGACTGGCCGAGGAACAGCGCCGTGGTGAGGAGGAGCGCCTGCGCAAGGCCATCGAG GAAGCACAGCAAcgcgaggaggaggagcagcgtAAGCGTGAGGACGAGGAACGACAGCGTGTGGAGCGAGAGGAGGCCGAGAAGAAGGCCAAGGAGGAGGCGGAGAAGCAGCGCGTCGAGGTGGCCGAGCGACTCAAGCGTGAGGAGAAGGAGCGCGAAGAGCGCCGCAAGAGAGTCGAGGCGATTATGTCGCGCACCCGCAAAGGAGGAGCCGCCGCGCCCTCCAAG GATGGTAGCGACAAAGCAGCTCCTGCAGCCACGGCACCTGCGAACAATAGTAGCAGCAACAGCgacaccaacagcagcaacaattcAGCTGGCGGTTCGCCCAGTTCTGCAgatgccacgcccacgccaAATGAAACGCCTGCAGAAACAGTAACTGCCTCAGAGCCGCCCAACAGCCAGGCAATGTATGAGCAATCGGTGCTAGACAAGCAGAACTCGCTCATCAACAGCTTCTCGACGATGATAATCGACGAGAATGCCAAGAATCTGCAGCAGGTTAGCAACGGCAAGTTGCTGGCCGATTTCGAGGGAACCAACACAGTCCCAGCGGTGGCCAATGGCAATGGTCATATCGAGAATgtcaacaacaaaaa CGACATTAACCTCCTGCAGGATGTTGTCGCCCCAGCTGCCACTCAGCTGATCGACCTGAGTATCGAGTCACAAGATCTACACTTGAACAATAACAACAGCTTGCTGACGAGCACAGCGGCAACCACCACGCTAGTCACTGCTGATAGTCACGAGAATAAAG atATATCGTTGCTGTGA
- the ens gene encoding ensconsin isoform X7: protein MASLGHENYSNNPEVENTSKRADSREGSAERKASKDREEKLRYARDRQNEERQRKIEELRAQAEAAQRYREQKEEERRRRIEEIRVRDTEKRHQVEERKKAIVEAEKERREYILKKNLERDSRIEIKKRDRNSIGFAFGSSTPRLLDVPADYGLVSPSAFWGQRRSTSISNVAGATLSRRSSERELADSGAKKRASSSTDRHDEDNVDTSPMVFRSVYRRKTDLMPTIPSPRDGHYGSRGSLSTTPARTPGSRSGNATPGGHFNSSRPGSAMSTSTNMSTSGLVNRRPATAPRKPRPASIAGTGMSLEEINKLKKEQKPPVKTTAASPSAQTTPKRTQNLMSTSMIVTSSSSRQSAEKKTPSKREPLVPKAASASKALPNRTASSERISRLSREPKIKDNSAMTRSMIVTSSSSTTTTTKVAAAPAPAPAPAPAPVPVAAPAPEQNGVAKVAENTPAEVAVPTVAVIAETPVAAPAVSKAEKEALNSEKTEEVARQVEATAVPPETEAVFQIASVNVEEKSDEGTEKESSPKPQEPVQVVSKQSRSKENSEVRELTPPEGADLMTASMMAKKITTEEEAKAALAERRRLAREEAERQAELERQRLEAERLAELKAQEEEAERQRLFEEESMRLAEEQRRGEEERLRKAIEEAQQREEEEQRKREDEERQRVEREEAEKKAKEEAEKQRVEVAERLKREEKEREERRKRVEAIMSRTRKGGAAAPSKDGSDKAAPAATAPANNSSSNSDTNSSNNSAGGSPSSADATPTPNETPAETVTASEPPNSQAMYEQSVLDKQNSLINSFSTMIIDENAKNLQQVSNGKLLADFEGTNTVPAVANGNGHIENVNNKNDINLLQDVVAPAATQLIDLSIESQDLHLNNNNSLLTSTAATTTLVTADSHENKDISLL, encoded by the exons ATGGCGAGTCTTGGCCACGAAAATTATTCGAATAATCCCGAAG TGGAAAACACATCCAAGCGAGCCGACAGCCGCGAGGGCAGCGCCGAGCGTAAAG CGTCCAAAGACCGCGAGGAGAAGCTGAGGTACGCCCGCGACCGACAAAATGAGGAGCGACAGCGAAAGATCGAGGAGCTGCGCGCCCAGGCAGAGGCCGCCCAAAGGTATCGCGAACAGAAAGAGGAGGAGCGTCGGCGCCGCATCGAGGAGATTCGCGTCCGGGACACAGAAAAGCGCCACCAGGTGGAGGAACGCAAGAAGGCCATAGTCGAGGCCGAAAAAGAGCGTCGCGAGTACATCCTCAAAAAGAATCTA GAACGCGACTCCCGAATAGAAATCAAGAAACGGGACAGAAACTCTATTGGCTTTGCGTTTGGCTCGTCGACTCCTCGCCTGCTGGATGTGCCCGCGGATTATGGTCTGGTATCGCCCAGTGCCTTTTGGGGTCAGCGGAG GTCCACATCCATATCAAACGTTGCCGGCGCCACGCTCTCACGTCGAAGTTCGGAGCGAGAACTTGCCGACAGTGGTGCTAAGAAGCGTGCCTCATCCTCGACGGATCGACACGATG AAGATAACGTTGATACATCACCCATGGTGTTCCGAAGCGTTTACCGCAGGAAAACGGACCTCATGCCGACAATACCCAGCCCCCGAGACGGGCATTATGGTTCGCGAGGCTCCCTGAGCACCACGCCGGCCAGAACCCCAG GCTCGCGATCGGGAAATGCCACGCCCGGTGGACACTTCAACAGCTCAAGGCCCGGCAGCGCCATGTCCACTTCGACAAATATGTCCACATCCGGTCTGGTCAACAGGCGACCGGCCACAGCGCCCAGGAAGCCAAGGCCCGCCAGTATCGCTGGCACGGGCATGTCTCTTGAGG AGATCAACAAGCTTAAAAAGGAGCAGAAGCCGCCCGTTAAAACGACAGCCGCCTCGCCGTCCGCACAAACGACCCCCAAACGAACACAGAACCTTATGTCCACCTCCATGATCGTGACCTCCAGCTCATCGCGGCAGAGTGCCGAAAAGAAGACTCCCTCAAAGAGA gaACCCTTGGTGCCCAAGGCAGCATCTGCTTCCAAGGCTCTGCCAAATCGCACCGCAAGCTCAGAACGGATCAGCCGACTCAGCAGGGAACCCAAAATCAAGGATAACTCTGCCATGACGAGGTCTATGATCGTCACCAGTAGCAGTTCTACAACAACCACCACAAAAGTAGCTgcagctccagctccggctCCCGCTCCTGCACCCGCACCTGTACCCGTTGCTGCACCAGCTCCGGAACAGAATGGAGTGGCTAAGGTGGCTGAGAATACCCCCGCAGAGGTGGCAGTACCAACGGTTGCAGTTATTGCCGAGACTCCCGTTGCTGCGCCTGCAGTGAGCAAGGCTGAAAAGGAGGCCTTGAACTCTGAGAAGACCGAGGAAGTGGCTCGTCAGGTAGAGGCAACAGCTGTGCCACCAGAGACAGAGGCCGTCTTCCAGATTGCCTCTGTTAATGTGGAGGAGAAGTCCGACGAGGGCACGGAGAAGGAATCCAGCCCCAAGCCACAGGAGCCAGTTCAGGTTGTCAGCAAACAGTCGCGGAGCAAGGAGAACTCAGAGGTGCGAGAGTTGACGCCGCCGGAGGGGGCTGATCTGATGACAGCATCGATGATGGCCAAAAAGATCACGACCGAGGAGGAAGCCAAGGCCGCTTTGGCCGAAAGACGACGCCTGGCCCGCGAGGAGGCCGAACGACAGGCGGAATTGGAACGCCAACGACTGGAGGCGGAGCGCCTGGCCGAGCTGAAGGCtcaggaggaggaggccgaGCGCCAGCGCCTTTTCGAGGAAGAATCTATGCGACTGGCCGAGGAACAGCGCCGTGGTGAGGAGGAGCGCCTGCGCAAGGCCATCGAG GAAGCACAGCAAcgcgaggaggaggagcagcgtAAGCGTGAGGACGAGGAACGACAGCGTGTGGAGCGAGAGGAGGCCGAGAAGAAGGCCAAGGAGGAGGCGGAGAAGCAGCGCGTCGAGGTGGCCGAGCGACTCAAGCGTGAGGAGAAGGAGCGCGAAGAGCGCCGCAAGAGAGTCGAGGCGATTATGTCGCGCACCCGCAAAGGAGGAGCCGCCGCGCCCTCCAAG GATGGTAGCGACAAAGCAGCTCCTGCAGCCACGGCACCTGCGAACAATAGTAGCAGCAACAGCgacaccaacagcagcaacaattcAGCTGGCGGTTCGCCCAGTTCTGCAgatgccacgcccacgccaAATGAAACGCCTGCAGAAACAGTAACTGCCTCAGAGCCGCCCAACAGCCAGGCAATGTATGAGCAATCGGTGCTAGACAAGCAGAACTCGCTCATCAACAGCTTCTCGACGATGATAATCGACGAGAATGCCAAGAATCTGCAGCAGGTTAGCAACGGCAAGTTGCTGGCCGATTTCGAGGGAACCAACACAGTCCCAGCGGTGGCCAATGGCAATGGTCATATCGAGAATgtcaacaacaaaaa CGACATTAACCTCCTGCAGGATGTTGTCGCCCCAGCTGCCACTCAGCTGATCGACCTGAGTATCGAGTCACAAGATCTACACTTGAACAATAACAACAGCTTGCTGACGAGCACAGCGGCAACCACCACGCTAGTCACTGCTGATAGTCACGAGAATAAAG atATATCGTTGCTGTGA